Proteins from one Sabethes cyaneus chromosome 2, idSabCyanKW18_F2, whole genome shotgun sequence genomic window:
- the LOC128736096 gene encoding uncharacterized protein LOC128736096, whose protein sequence is MGCASSSPLINGGGPGGIVATAKETASKAATEVLQAGETAIHEAGEHVKGAVQNVTNEITGVLGGVKKSADHINEKDLSQTNGQNGDSADYKIIPLKDTKQSSVDESLENFKNNLLKKAQSFSDDTDKMADDIIKETEDLIRDAETGIVDCSTEMTTRITSLEDGTIEILNLEGNQTHSPTHSIDSLKTSSPEPEIERILDNEPKCPPTPEATLNSMLSSDGTATVSENVDSAATTIEKDSQVSDPGQVEADGKRDA, encoded by the exons ATGGGTTGTGCAAGCAGTTCACCACTAATCAACGGTGGCGGTCCGGGAGGAATTGTGGCAACGGCCAAAGAAACTGCCAGCAAAGCAGCCACCGAAGTTCTGCAAGCAGGGGAAACCGCTATACATG AAGCCGGAGAGCACGTAAAAGGAGCTGTACAAAATGTGACAAACGAAATTACCGGCGTGCTGGGAGGTGTCAAAAAGAGTGCCGATCACATCAATGAAAAAGATCTTTCACAGACCAACGGTCAAAACGGAGACAGTGCGGATTACAAGATCATCCCGTTAAAAGACACGAAGCAGAGTAGCGTGGATGAAAgcctggaaaattttaaaaacaatttactAAAAAAGGCTCAAAGTTTTAGCGACGATACTGACAAGATGGCCGATGATATTATCAAAGAAACGGAAGACCTTATTCGGGACGCGGAAACGGGAATTGTCGACTGTAGTACAGAAATGACAACAAGAATTACATCCCTGGAAGATGGAACCATAGAGATCCTCAACCTGGAAGGTAACCAAACTCACTCCCCGACTCATTCTATTGATAGCTTGAAAACCTCTTCACCAGAGCCAGAAATCGAACGAATACTGGACAACGAGCCCAAATGTCCACCAACACCGGAAGCCACACTGAACAGCATGCTATCGTCGGACGGTACGGCTACCGTGTCCGAAAATGTCGACTCTGCGGCAACCACAATCGAAAAGGACAGCCAAGTGTCCGACCCAGGGCAGGTGGAAGCCGATGGAAAACGGGACGCGTGA